One part of the Desulfonema ishimotonii genome encodes these proteins:
- a CDS encoding PocR ligand-binding domain-containing protein: protein MQSAANGEKLNFQDIVDVRQLQRLMDLFYKATGIPVGIIDIDGRILVGTGWQDICTEFHRVCPETRARCIESDAYIRSHLFEEKYVQYKCKNGMWDIALPIIVGEQHLATLFVGQFFYADEKPDIEFFRRQAKEFGFDERAYLEALNRTRTFSREQIRDIMAYYAEFVHLLSDLAYNNLLLARDIRIRRQTEKALRQSEEKYRTLVENTPDMIICFDRDCRHLYVSPSVKKIADMPPDQFTGKTPGQLGLPDAYCGFCKQSVKAVFDTASSVEKEFDLETPGGGLSFNWRFFPEPDEKGGVVTVMVIARDVTHRKKMEEERANLHIRLLQTQRLEAIGTLAGGIAHDFNNILSPIIGYAELASDDVTGDSETSAKLSEILTAANRAKKLIQQILTFSRQNVPERRPLKLRSSVLEASKLLRATLPATIEILHHIDDTCRPVMADSTQIHQVIMNLGTNAWHAMRETGGILSFSLNEIRLEGSDDIPGKMAPGDYVRMTVSDTGHGMTPDIAERIFDPYFTTKENGKGTGLGLSVVHGIIKNHGGSITVYSEPGKGTTFNIYIPVITEKYSVIPPRHDSEMEKGCERILIVDDEEQIVRMMRLMLERFGYHVTSHTSSPDAVKCFRARPDQFDLVITDMTMPRMTGDMLARELKAIRPDIPVIICTGFSEQLNEKEAEKMGADYFMMKPVIKNELSRIVRKVLDERR, encoded by the coding sequence ATGCAGTCAGCAGCAAATGGGGAGAAATTGAATTTTCAGGATATCGTTGATGTGCGGCAGCTTCAGCGGCTTATGGATTTATTTTATAAGGCAACCGGTATACCTGTCGGCATTATAGATATTGATGGCCGCATTCTCGTCGGTACCGGCTGGCAGGATATCTGTACAGAATTTCACCGGGTATGTCCTGAAACCCGGGCGCGGTGTATTGAAAGCGACGCCTACATCCGTTCACACCTGTTCGAGGAAAAATACGTTCAGTATAAATGCAAAAACGGCATGTGGGACATCGCTCTCCCCATCATTGTCGGAGAACAACACCTTGCAACGCTTTTTGTCGGGCAGTTTTTTTATGCTGATGAAAAGCCGGATATCGAATTCTTCCGGCGTCAGGCAAAAGAATTCGGATTTGATGAAAGGGCGTATCTCGAAGCCCTGAACCGGACCCGGACGTTCTCCCGTGAACAGATCCGGGATATCATGGCATATTATGCCGAATTTGTGCATCTGCTGTCTGACCTGGCCTACAACAACCTCCTGCTGGCCCGCGACATCCGCATCCGCAGACAGACTGAAAAGGCCCTGCGCCAAAGTGAGGAAAAATACCGGACGCTTGTGGAAAACACGCCGGATATGATCATATGCTTTGACCGGGATTGCCGACATCTCTATGTCAGCCCTTCGGTGAAAAAAATAGCGGATATGCCCCCTGATCAGTTTACCGGCAAAACCCCCGGCCAGCTGGGTTTGCCTGACGCATACTGCGGTTTCTGCAAACAATCGGTGAAGGCCGTGTTTGATACGGCCAGCTCCGTTGAAAAAGAGTTCGACCTTGAAACGCCCGGGGGCGGGCTGTCGTTCAACTGGCGTTTTTTCCCGGAGCCTGATGAAAAAGGCGGGGTGGTGACGGTCATGGTCATTGCCAGAGACGTTACGCATCGTAAAAAAATGGAAGAAGAAAGGGCGAACCTTCATATCCGGCTGCTGCAGACACAGCGGCTGGAAGCGATCGGCACCCTGGCCGGTGGCATCGCCCATGACTTTAACAACATCCTCTCCCCCATTATCGGTTATGCGGAGCTGGCATCAGATGATGTTACCGGAGATTCTGAGACCTCTGCCAAACTGTCAGAAATTCTGACCGCAGCGAATCGGGCCAAAAAACTGATTCAGCAAATCCTCACCTTCAGCCGTCAGAATGTCCCGGAACGCAGGCCGCTGAAGCTCCGGTCATCTGTCCTGGAGGCGTCAAAGCTGCTCAGGGCCACCCTGCCTGCCACAATTGAAATCCTGCATCATATTGATGATACATGCAGACCCGTCATGGCCGATTCCACCCAGATCCATCAGGTCATCATGAATCTGGGAACCAATGCCTGGCACGCCATGCGGGAAACCGGGGGCATCCTGAGCTTCTCTCTGAATGAGATCCGGTTGGAAGGATCAGATGATATCCCCGGAAAGATGGCACCGGGGGATTATGTCCGCATGACGGTCAGTGATACAGGGCATGGCATGACGCCGGACATCGCGGAGCGGATATTTGATCCCTATTTTACGACAAAGGAAAACGGTAAGGGCACCGGACTCGGATTATCGGTTGTTCACGGCATTATTAAAAATCACGGGGGCAGTATCACCGTTTACAGTGAACCGGGGAAAGGGACAACTTTTAATATATATATTCCTGTAATAACGGAAAAATATTCAGTTATACCGCCCCGCCATGATTCAGAGATGGAAAAGGGCTGTGAAAGAATACTGATTGTTGATGACGAAGAACAGATTGTCAGAATGATGAGGCTGATGCTTGAAAGATTCGGCTACCATGTCACCTCCCACACCAGCAGTCCTGATGCGGTAAAGTGCTTTCGCGCCCGGCCGGATCAGTTTGATCTCGTCATCACCGACATGACCATGCCCCGCATGACCGGCGATATGCTGGCGCGGGAACTGAAAGCGATCAGACCGGATATTCCGGTCATCATCTGCACCGGCTTCAGTGAACAGCTGAATGAGAAAGAGGCTGAGAAGATGGGGGCAGATTATTTTATGATGAAGCCTGTCATAAAAAACGAGCTGTCCCGGATTGTCAGAAAAGTGCTGGATGAAAGGCGATGA
- a CDS encoding alpha amylase C-terminal domain-containing protein: MKTSEATLPRLLKKDSYLRPYREIIENRMRRVRETEKRLTSGETGLADFASGHEYFGLHYREGQWIFREWAPNATGLFLIGEMTGWREEAAFALERINDQGVWEIRLPRNAFRHGDLYRLRIHWPDNRGDRIPAYARRVVQDPETRIFNAQVWQPPLPYHWKNPVPRISEQDEQLLIYEVHTGMAQEAEKIGSYSEFTGYILPRIVRAGYNTIQLMAVQEHPYYGSFGYQVSNFFAASSRFGTPDELKALVDAAHGAGLRVIMDLVHSHAVSNETEGLSRFDGTPYQYFHEGPRGRHTAWDSRCFDYGKPQVLHFLLSNCRFWLDEYRFDGFRFDGVTSMLYRDHGLGKAFTAYDDYFSDNLDEDALTCLALANRVTHAVRPDAITIAEDVSGMPGLAAPVEDGGVGFDYRFAMGVPDYWIRLTKEVADEDWPTGHLWYELNNRRPEEKTISYAESHDQALVGDKTLIFRLIDADIYDHMRKDDQNFRVDRGMALHKMIRLITLATAGNGYLNFMGNEFGHPEWIDFPREGNRWSLRYARRQWSLADHPDLKYRFLADFDRDMIAMVRRCGLLSHPNIPLLKEHHSDKVILFSRAGLIFAFNFHPTRSHSDYPFHAAPGEYRMILDSDAADYGGQGRLSPDQHHLTQPENGSHQLRLYLPTRTAIVLEPVGKVLPK; encoded by the coding sequence ATGAAGACATCAGAAGCAACGCTTCCCAGACTGTTAAAAAAGGATTCCTATCTCCGGCCCTACCGGGAAATTATTGAAAACCGGATGCGGCGGGTCCGGGAGACGGAAAAGCGGCTCACTTCGGGCGAAACCGGCCTGGCTGACTTTGCATCGGGCCACGAATATTTCGGACTTCACTACCGTGAAGGTCAGTGGATCTTCCGGGAATGGGCACCCAACGCCACAGGGCTTTTCCTCATCGGCGAGATGACGGGATGGCGGGAAGAGGCCGCGTTCGCTTTGGAGCGGATAAACGATCAGGGGGTTTGGGAAATCCGTCTGCCCCGGAATGCCTTTCGGCACGGCGATCTCTACCGGCTCCGCATCCACTGGCCCGATAACCGGGGGGATCGCATTCCGGCATATGCCCGGCGCGTGGTCCAGGATCCGGAAACCCGGATTTTCAACGCCCAGGTCTGGCAGCCGCCGCTCCCCTATCACTGGAAAAATCCCGTTCCCCGGATTTCGGAACAGGATGAACAACTGCTCATCTATGAAGTGCATACAGGCATGGCCCAGGAGGCGGAAAAGATCGGCTCCTATTCGGAGTTCACCGGGTACATCCTGCCCCGTATCGTCAGGGCGGGCTACAATACCATCCAGCTCATGGCCGTTCAGGAGCATCCCTATTACGGCTCCTTCGGCTATCAGGTCTCCAATTTTTTTGCGGCGTCCTCACGGTTTGGCACGCCCGACGAATTAAAGGCGCTGGTGGACGCCGCCCACGGCGCAGGCCTCCGGGTGATCATGGACCTGGTCCACTCCCACGCCGTATCCAACGAGACGGAGGGGCTGAGCCGGTTCGACGGAACCCCGTATCAGTATTTTCACGAAGGCCCCAGGGGGCGTCACACGGCCTGGGACTCCCGGTGTTTTGATTACGGAAAACCCCAGGTGCTTCACTTCCTGCTCTCCAACTGCCGCTTCTGGCTGGATGAATACCGGTTTGACGGGTTCCGGTTCGACGGCGTGACCAGTATGCTTTACCGCGATCACGGGCTGGGAAAGGCGTTTACGGCCTATGACGACTATTTCAGCGACAACCTGGACGAAGATGCGCTGACCTGTCTGGCCCTGGCGAACCGGGTGACCCATGCTGTCCGGCCCGATGCCATCACCATTGCCGAGGATGTCAGCGGAATGCCGGGACTGGCCGCACCGGTTGAAGACGGCGGCGTCGGGTTTGACTACCGGTTTGCCATGGGGGTTCCGGACTACTGGATCAGACTTACAAAGGAGGTGGCCGATGAGGACTGGCCCACGGGGCATCTCTGGTACGAGCTGAACAACCGGCGGCCCGAGGAGAAGACCATCAGCTATGCGGAGTCCCACGATCAGGCCCTTGTGGGGGATAAAACCCTCATCTTCCGGCTGATCGACGCGGATATTTATGACCACATGCGGAAGGATGATCAGAATTTCCGGGTGGACCGGGGCATGGCCCTGCACAAGATGATCCGCCTGATTACGCTGGCGACGGCAGGCAACGGTTATCTCAACTTCATGGGCAACGAGTTCGGCCATCCCGAATGGATCGACTTCCCCCGTGAGGGCAACCGGTGGTCTCTGAGATATGCCCGCCGGCAGTGGAGCCTTGCGGACCATCCGGATCTGAAATACCGTTTTCTCGCGGATTTCGACCGGGATATGATTGCCATGGTCCGGCGATGCGGATTGCTGAGCCATCCGAATATCCCGCTCCTGAAAGAGCATCATTCGGACAAGGTGATCCTTTTTTCGCGAGCCGGTCTCATATTTGCCTTCAACTTCCATCCGACCCGATCCCACAGCGACTACCCCTTTCATGCCGCTCCGGGAGAATATCGCATGATTCTCGACAGCGATGCAGCGGATTACGGCGGCCAGGGCCGCCTGTCACCGGATCAGCATCACCTGACGCAGCCGGAAAACGGCTCGCATCAGCTCCGTCTCTATCTGCCCACCCGGACGGCGATTGTCCTGGAGCCGGTCGGAAAGGTGCTTCCGAAATAA
- a CDS encoding serine protein kinase PrkA: MADKDKRTLHEHLLAVKEGNRCFENAFQAVSRMILESDIEKVVVNGKTTYDFSIFRTGKKHVIGMYDEINSFVSYVKDAAEGGSSKEMAYVLVGEPGNGKTFFVDFLCSKYRTFLLKPQNRKYTFKFNSIDKIGSYGRIRTIESQTYEDPMILAMNLFDDPDETREYLASEIGFPEERIEAFYSDYRPLGACSGYIWNDIRNYCDNDLNKMLEFIEIMPVPLVESLGTVTGKYPAKDKITSSAVDLLGEESIQRLLHITDTNNPYRFDLRRGALARVAGGGIHFSDEIYKNKKDLVQVYLGVIQNRSIEIDGFKWPIDSLIIATSNNSEFNRFLAEKEEAPIVDRCRICYVSHNTNYKLQKELTSYTIGSGPRTTINQESLHQDPNLNYAASAAVVLTRLPRSEKLTPVETMKLAAGEVAGEKSIKTLSEVIDTLNQNPDIVKRFGQKGMGQRNLGRAIQLLIESSETNEGQCMFAYDIYKALDRIVLDYVPDANDQTKYLEDLKIAKGLYRERVMTEMFNAYMDEPLAIRKDVMNYVNMIIGIDAENLGPDRMWKYKDPQTGELRALKIDERYIQSVEERLGLKTDEQRESFRTSIRKIYGQKISVNPDYDFMDNLELVKAVTDVRLKSDIAGAGSLIGALANRTNEENQKLYDRMVDTMLNKLGYCKTCAQKTIEYFCTQEDEK, from the coding sequence ATGGCTGACAAGGACAAGCGCACACTCCACGAACATCTGCTCGCGGTAAAAGAGGGGAACCGGTGCTTTGAAAACGCCTTTCAGGCTGTCTCCAGAATGATTTTGGAAAGCGATATCGAAAAAGTCGTTGTCAACGGCAAAACAACTTATGATTTCAGTATATTCCGGACCGGAAAGAAACATGTTATCGGTATGTACGATGAGATCAACAGCTTTGTTTCCTACGTCAAGGATGCGGCAGAAGGCGGATCATCCAAGGAGATGGCCTATGTCCTTGTGGGTGAGCCGGGAAACGGCAAGACTTTTTTTGTGGATTTCCTCTGCAGCAAATACCGTACATTCCTGTTAAAGCCTCAGAATAGAAAATATACTTTTAAATTCAATAGCATTGATAAGATCGGGAGCTATGGTCGGATACGGACAATTGAATCCCAGACCTATGAAGATCCCATGATTCTGGCCATGAACCTCTTTGATGACCCGGATGAGACCCGCGAGTATCTGGCCAGTGAGATCGGATTCCCGGAAGAGCGGATCGAGGCCTTTTACAGTGATTATCGCCCCCTGGGCGCGTGCAGTGGCTATATATGGAACGATATCCGCAATTACTGCGATAACGATCTGAATAAAATGCTCGAATTTATTGAGATTATGCCGGTCCCTCTGGTTGAGAGCCTGGGGACCGTAACCGGCAAATATCCGGCAAAGGATAAGATTACCTCATCTGCCGTCGATCTGCTGGGCGAGGAATCTATTCAGCGCCTGCTTCACATTACCGACACCAACAACCCCTACCGCTTTGATCTGAGGCGGGGCGCTCTGGCACGGGTGGCCGGCGGCGGCATTCACTTCAGCGACGAAATTTACAAAAACAAAAAGGATCTGGTTCAGGTCTATCTGGGTGTCATCCAGAACCGGAGTATCGAGATCGACGGCTTTAAATGGCCCATTGACTCCCTGATCATCGCCACCAGCAATAATTCGGAGTTCAACCGGTTCCTGGCCGAGAAAGAGGAGGCCCCCATCGTGGACCGGTGCCGGATCTGTTATGTATCCCATAACACCAACTATAAGCTCCAGAAAGAGCTGACAAGTTATACTATCGGCAGCGGACCCCGGACCACCATCAACCAGGAGAGTCTGCACCAGGATCCCAACCTCAACTATGCGGCCTCTGCGGCGGTGGTGCTGACCCGCCTGCCCCGGTCTGAAAAGCTGACCCCTGTTGAAACCATGAAACTGGCGGCCGGCGAAGTGGCCGGAGAAAAGAGCATCAAAACCCTGTCCGAGGTGATCGACACCCTGAACCAGAACCCGGATATCGTCAAGCGGTTCGGTCAGAAGGGCATGGGCCAGCGGAACCTGGGCCGGGCGATTCAGTTGCTCATCGAAAGCTCCGAAACCAATGAGGGCCAGTGCATGTTTGCCTATGATATCTACAAGGCCCTTGACCGCATCGTTCTGGATTACGTCCCGGATGCCAACGACCAGACCAAGTATCTGGAGGATCTGAAGATCGCCAAGGGGCTGTATCGTGAGCGGGTGATGACTGAGATGTTCAACGCCTACATGGACGAGCCGCTGGCGATCCGGAAAGACGTGATGAACTACGTCAACATGATCATCGGCATTGACGCGGAAAATCTCGGTCCGGACAGGATGTGGAAATACAAAGACCCTCAGACCGGCGAACTCAGGGCCCTCAAAATTGACGAGCGCTACATCCAGAGCGTGGAAGAGCGGCTGGGCCTGAAAACCGATGAACAGCGCGAGAGCTTCAGGACGTCTATCCGCAAGATCTACGGCCAGAAGATCTCCGTCAACCCGGATTATGATTTCATGGACAACCTGGAGCTGGTCAAGGCGGTCACGGATGTCCGGCTGAAGTCCGATATTGCCGGGGCGGGCAGCCTTATCGGTGCGCTGGCGAACCGCACCAATGAAGAGAATCAGAAGCTTTATGACCGCATGGTCGATACCATGCTCAACAAGCTCGGCTACTGCAAGACCTGCGCCCAGAAGACCATCGAATACTTCTGTACTCAGGAGGATGAGAAATAG
- a CDS encoding DUF444 family protein has translation MNPVLQKYYEALKAGGLTEEQDEIIRRELNDARIHEMPVVAPPPDTEEGVTPEPQGIYEYADLTFLQRMSEPYISYTTCLRSLDDLLERDKLREKDGFPRKIRVGRLIKPGRGGKDKFVVVPSTVEEKLIHDVVRPPDEEGEAGGTGEGEEGEVIGEQPVRSPEGAGSGPGEGQGGPHEMESSAYDLGKILTEKFELPNLKDKGKKRSLTRYTYDMTDRNRGFGQFLDKKATLRQIVKTNISLGHLPDVGNIDPTGFLISPSDRVYRILSREKDYESQAMVFFLRDYSGSMTGKPTELVVSQHVLIYSWLLYQYEKQVESRFILHDTEAVEVEDFYTYYNTRVAGGTKVASAFRLVNEIVEKENLVQDYNIYVFHGTDGDDWDADGKETLPEMKKMLAYANRIGITVARHGMSQGSSEVERYLNNSNLLKDKSKLIRMDVINQNADETRLIEGIKALISE, from the coding sequence ATGAATCCAGTATTGCAGAAATATTACGAGGCGCTTAAAGCCGGGGGCCTGACCGAAGAGCAGGACGAAATCATCCGCCGGGAACTGAATGATGCGCGTATCCATGAGATGCCTGTGGTTGCCCCGCCGCCGGATACGGAGGAAGGCGTTACGCCTGAACCGCAGGGTATCTATGAATATGCGGATCTCACCTTCCTCCAGCGGATGTCCGAGCCGTATATCAGTTACACCACCTGCCTCAGATCTCTGGACGACCTTCTGGAGCGTGATAAGCTGCGGGAAAAAGACGGATTTCCCCGCAAGATCCGGGTCGGCCGTCTGATCAAACCGGGCAGGGGGGGCAAGGATAAGTTCGTGGTGGTTCCCTCCACCGTGGAGGAAAAGCTGATCCATGACGTCGTCAGACCCCCGGACGAGGAGGGGGAGGCCGGCGGCACGGGCGAGGGGGAAGAGGGCGAGGTGATCGGCGAGCAGCCGGTCCGGTCTCCCGAAGGTGCCGGAAGCGGTCCGGGCGAAGGGCAGGGCGGCCCCCATGAGATGGAGTCGAGCGCCTACGATCTGGGCAAGATCCTTACGGAAAAATTTGAGCTGCCCAACCTGAAGGACAAGGGGAAAAAGCGCTCTCTCACCCGCTACACCTACGACATGACCGACCGGAACAGGGGGTTCGGCCAGTTTCTGGATAAAAAGGCGACCCTCCGCCAGATCGTCAAAACCAATATCAGTCTGGGCCATCTGCCGGATGTGGGCAACATTGATCCGACCGGGTTCCTGATCTCGCCCAGCGACCGGGTTTACAGAATTCTCTCACGGGAAAAGGACTATGAGTCTCAGGCCATGGTCTTCTTTCTGCGGGACTACTCAGGTTCCATGACCGGAAAGCCCACCGAACTGGTGGTTTCCCAGCATGTACTCATCTACAGCTGGCTGCTCTACCAGTATGAAAAACAGGTGGAATCCCGGTTCATCCTCCACGACACCGAGGCCGTGGAGGTGGAGGATTTTTACACTTACTACAACACCCGCGTGGCCGGGGGTACCAAGGTGGCATCGGCCTTCCGTCTGGTCAATGAGATCGTGGAAAAGGAAAACCTGGTTCAGGACTACAATATCTACGTCTTTCACGGGACGGACGGGGATGACTGGGATGCGGACGGCAAAGAGACCCTGCCTGAGATGAAGAAGATGCTGGCCTATGCCAACCGGATTGGCATCACCGTTGCGCGGCACGGGATGAGCCAGGGGAGCAGCGAGGTGGAGAGATACCTTAATAATTCAAACCTGCTCAAAGACAAGTCCAAGCTGATCCGGATGGATGTGATCAATCAGAATGCGGACGAAACCCGCCTCATCGAAGGCATAAAGGCATTGATTTCGGAGTAA
- a CDS encoding SpoVR family protein: MELLDQHAKKIMEGCKRRARDAGLRFQDESLEYIVTNRDLIELSPKVMIPTLYDYWVHDVEVLKGKGQYELYPGNPYETVINTRPPISFYNDNNPDWLNVMIFYHVLGHIDFFQNNTYFRHTWDYDFTGQALSDKRLIAKLRSEKGREVDYVIEFARSIDNLVGYYEKLSDLNRPRFLNGSRRMDFYFDVFLQVHRKVSIGEYVKEIERYNQCVAQYGELGEESFFAEVEKSFPEFRAVLQRSLEKKKRHRPDLMQFLMDHSEFLNKGEHKWMKSVIHVVRNTSLFFQPQIRTKIMNEGWASYWHETLFMQDDRIRGHEVDFARVNAGVTSMPRVGLNPYALGMRLIYHIEEMAERGVYSFDFDRLSDAREREHFDRKTGRGRDFIFRVREDFNDFLFINEFVDQAFINRHDLFVAGKRLNRSRMVWEYYVKSRKAEDYRQMLFDSMYHPPRVMVSPEKTGVNGTLYMVHRFEGKPLVKDFIANTMMGVEYLWGGPVKLETSEIAASESPSRPDLSGIYSMGVPPVPTRKEPEKKKLQWQRVLYTMENRRLTRRILYAMDRQ, translated from the coding sequence ATGGAACTGCTCGACCAACATGCCAAGAAAATCATGGAGGGGTGTAAACGGAGGGCGCGGGATGCTGGCCTCCGTTTTCAGGATGAAAGCCTTGAATATATTGTCACCAACCGGGATCTGATCGAGCTTTCGCCCAAGGTGATGATCCCCACTCTGTATGATTACTGGGTACACGATGTGGAGGTGCTCAAGGGAAAGGGACAGTACGAGCTGTATCCCGGCAATCCCTATGAAACCGTGATCAACACCCGGCCCCCCATCTCTTTTTACAACGACAACAACCCGGACTGGCTCAACGTGATGATCTTCTACCATGTGCTGGGCCATATCGACTTTTTCCAGAACAACACCTACTTCCGCCATACCTGGGATTACGATTTCACCGGCCAGGCCCTGTCCGACAAACGGCTGATTGCCAAGCTCCGTTCGGAAAAGGGGCGGGAGGTGGATTACGTCATTGAATTCGCCAGGAGCATCGACAATCTGGTCGGGTATTATGAGAAACTCTCCGACCTCAACCGCCCCCGTTTCCTCAACGGCTCCAGGCGCATGGATTTCTATTTTGACGTGTTTCTTCAGGTTCACCGGAAGGTGAGCATCGGCGAGTATGTCAAAGAAATCGAACGGTATAACCAGTGTGTGGCGCAATACGGTGAACTGGGGGAGGAGTCCTTTTTTGCGGAGGTGGAAAAGAGTTTTCCCGAATTCAGGGCCGTGCTTCAGAGAAGCCTTGAAAAAAAGAAAAGGCACCGGCCCGATCTGATGCAGTTTCTGATGGACCACTCCGAATTTCTGAACAAGGGGGAACACAAGTGGATGAAGTCGGTCATACATGTGGTGCGGAATACCTCCCTCTTCTTTCAGCCCCAGATCCGGACCAAGATCATGAACGAGGGCTGGGCCAGCTACTGGCACGAAACCCTTTTCATGCAGGATGATCGCATCAGAGGGCATGAGGTCGATTTCGCCCGCGTCAATGCCGGCGTGACCTCCATGCCCCGTGTCGGCCTGAATCCCTATGCGCTGGGGATGCGCCTGATTTACCATATTGAGGAGATGGCTGAACGGGGGGTATATTCTTTTGATTTTGACAGGCTTTCGGATGCCCGTGAGCGGGAACATTTTGACCGGAAAACCGGCAGGGGACGGGATTTTATTTTCAGGGTCCGGGAGGATTTCAATGACTTTCTGTTCATCAACGAGTTCGTGGATCAGGCGTTTATAAACCGCCACGATCTGTTTGTCGCCGGGAAGCGCCTGAACCGCAGCCGGATGGTCTGGGAATATTATGTCAAATCCCGAAAGGCTGAAGACTACCGGCAGATGCTGTTTGATTCCATGTACCACCCGCCCCGTGTGATGGTCAGTCCTGAGAAAACCGGTGTCAACGGCACCCTGTATATGGTCCACCGGTTTGAGGGAAAGCCCCTGGTGAAGGATTTTATCGCCAATACCATGATGGGGGTTGAATACCTGTGGGGCGGTCCGGTGAAACTGGAAACCAGCGAGATCGCGGCATCCGAATCTCCGTCCCGCCCGGATCTGTCGGGTATTTATTCCATGGGCGTTCCCCCCGTTCCGACCCGGAAAGAACCGGAGAAAAAGAAACTGCAATGGCAACGGGTTCTGTATACAATGGAAAACAGGCGGCTGACCCGGCGGATTTTATACGCTATGGACAGACAATAA